From a single Herbiconiux sp. SALV-R1 genomic region:
- a CDS encoding ABC transporter ATP-binding protein, whose translation MSDATPASVPAAAPAPAAAVPAAASVPAVKVVGVDKVFVPKKKSKPSVTALQNVDLTVAPGEFVSLIGPSGCGKSTLLRLIADLDTPSTGTVEVFGKTARQARIDQEYGIAFQQAGLLPWRTVTGNIELPLELHGVSSAARKSRSAELLSLVGLSDFAESYPDQLSGGMQQRVAIARALAESPRLLLMDEPFGALDEMTRERMQTELVRICGETGAAVVFVTHSIPEAVFLSNRVVVMSPRPGRIRDILTVSLGSAGERGDELRENEGFFENVSKVRELLHGETPVGIKGVENR comes from the coding sequence ATGAGCGACGCCACCCCCGCATCCGTTCCCGCAGCCGCGCCTGCGCCTGCCGCCGCCGTTCCCGCGGCCGCATCCGTTCCCGCCGTGAAGGTCGTCGGCGTCGACAAGGTGTTCGTGCCGAAGAAGAAGTCGAAGCCGAGCGTCACCGCCCTGCAGAACGTCGACCTCACCGTCGCGCCCGGCGAGTTCGTCTCGCTCATCGGCCCCTCGGGCTGTGGCAAGTCGACCCTGCTGCGCCTGATCGCCGACCTCGACACCCCGTCGACCGGTACCGTCGAGGTGTTCGGCAAGACGGCACGGCAGGCGCGCATCGATCAGGAGTACGGCATCGCCTTCCAGCAGGCGGGTCTGCTGCCCTGGCGCACCGTCACCGGCAACATCGAGCTGCCGCTCGAGCTGCACGGGGTCTCCTCGGCGGCCCGCAAGTCCCGTTCGGCGGAGCTCCTGTCGCTGGTCGGCCTCTCCGACTTCGCCGAGAGCTACCCCGACCAGCTCTCCGGTGGCATGCAGCAGCGCGTGGCGATCGCCAGGGCGCTCGCCGAGAGCCCGCGGCTGCTGCTCATGGACGAGCCCTTCGGTGCCCTCGACGAGATGACGCGCGAACGGATGCAGACGGAGCTCGTGCGCATCTGCGGTGAGACCGGCGCCGCGGTGGTGTTCGTCACGCACTCCATCCCCGAGGCGGTCTTCTTGTCGAACCGCGTCGTGGTGATGTCGCCGCGACCGGGCCGCATCCGTGACATCCTCACCGTGTCGCTCGGCTCGGCGGGGGAGCGCGGCGACGAGCTGCGCGAGAACGAGGGCTTCTTCGAGAACGTGAGCAAGGTGCGCGAGCTGCTGCACGGGGAGACCCCGGTGGGCATCAAGGGGGTTGAGAACCGATGA
- a CDS encoding ABC transporter permease: protein MCKVLLGAGGILLLVVVWELYKALGPATGVMVGDLTILPRTTDLAMPHVWDMVARLFETSGNGRNALPVWLAVGQAAVFTLGVAAVGWIVGVVVGLLLAVLMQRFRTAESAVLPWIILSQTVPLIAIAPLVRRWGAQLQFGDFTWENWMSVAVIASYLAFFPVSIGALRGLNSPDRIHVELFRSYGIGWWRTLVTLRFPASVPYLLPALRLAAANAVIGTVVAEVSIGLRGGIGRMIIEFAQQASGDPAKTWAPIFGAIAVGLVAAGFIALLGVLLRRYRRGEVPA from the coding sequence ATGTGTAAGGTCCTTCTCGGCGCGGGCGGCATCCTCCTGCTCGTCGTCGTCTGGGAGCTGTACAAGGCGCTCGGCCCGGCCACCGGCGTGATGGTCGGCGACCTCACGATCCTTCCCCGCACCACCGATCTCGCCATGCCCCACGTCTGGGACATGGTGGCGAGGCTGTTCGAGACGAGTGGCAACGGCCGCAACGCCCTGCCGGTCTGGCTCGCGGTCGGTCAGGCCGCCGTGTTCACCCTCGGGGTCGCCGCGGTCGGCTGGATCGTCGGCGTGGTCGTCGGCCTGCTGCTCGCCGTGCTCATGCAGCGGTTCCGCACCGCGGAGTCGGCGGTGCTGCCGTGGATCATCCTCAGCCAGACCGTGCCGCTCATCGCCATCGCGCCCTTGGTGCGACGGTGGGGCGCCCAGCTGCAGTTCGGCGACTTCACCTGGGAGAACTGGATGTCGGTGGCGGTGATCGCGAGCTACCTCGCGTTCTTCCCGGTGTCGATCGGTGCGCTCCGCGGGCTCAACTCGCCCGACCGCATCCACGTCGAGCTGTTCCGCAGCTACGGCATCGGATGGTGGCGCACCCTCGTCACGCTGCGCTTCCCGGCGAGCGTGCCGTACCTCCTGCCGGCTCTCCGCTTGGCCGCCGCGAACGCCGTGATCGGCACCGTCGTCGCCGAGGTCTCGATCGGCCTGCGTGGTGGTATCGGACGCATGATCATCGAGTTCGCCCAACAGGCCTCGGGCGACCCCGCCAAGACCTGGGCGCCGATCTTCGGCGCCATCGCCGTGGGCCTCGTGGCCGCCGGTTTCATCGCCCTGCTCGGAGTGCTGCTCCGCCGCTACCGTCGAGGAGAAGTGCCCGCATGA
- a CDS encoding TIGR03842 family LLM class F420-dependent oxidoreductase produces the protein MDFGAVVQTNPPAARTVGLAKLSEQYGFDYFWTFDSHLLWQEPYVIYSQILAETHKIKVGPMVTNPATRDWTVTASVYATLNEMYGNRTVCGIGRGDSAVRVTNGAPTTLKALRESIHVIRELASSRAVEYKGATLQFPWSHGSELEMWVAAYGPLALKLTGEVGDGFILQCGDVDIAKWMIETVRTAASNAGRDPMAIKFCIAAPMYIGDDWEHMRDQCRWFGGMVGNHVADIVAKYGTDGAVPQALTDYIAGREGYDYNQHGQAGNTHAAFVPDEIVDRFCVLGTAKDHIEKLEQFREIGCTQFAGYLQHDNKEETLRVYGETVMPALRDHITAKA, from the coding sequence ATGGATTTCGGCGCGGTCGTTCAGACCAACCCTCCCGCCGCCCGCACCGTCGGCCTGGCGAAGCTCTCCGAGCAGTACGGCTTCGACTACTTCTGGACCTTCGACTCGCACCTGCTCTGGCAGGAGCCCTACGTCATCTACAGCCAGATCCTGGCCGAGACGCACAAGATCAAGGTCGGCCCGATGGTCACCAACCCGGCGACCCGCGACTGGACCGTCACCGCATCCGTCTACGCCACTCTCAACGAGATGTACGGCAACCGCACGGTGTGCGGCATCGGCCGCGGCGACTCGGCGGTGCGCGTCACCAACGGGGCGCCCACGACGCTCAAGGCGCTGCGCGAGTCGATCCACGTCATCCGTGAGCTGGCGTCGAGCCGTGCCGTCGAGTACAAGGGTGCGACGCTGCAGTTCCCGTGGAGCCACGGCTCCGAGCTCGAGATGTGGGTGGCCGCCTACGGCCCGCTCGCGCTCAAGCTCACGGGCGAGGTCGGCGACGGCTTCATCCTGCAGTGCGGCGACGTCGACATCGCGAAGTGGATGATCGAGACCGTGCGCACGGCGGCCTCGAACGCGGGCCGCGACCCGATGGCCATCAAGTTCTGCATCGCGGCACCCATGTACATCGGCGACGACTGGGAGCACATGCGCGACCAGTGCCGCTGGTTCGGCGGCATGGTGGGCAACCACGTCGCCGACATCGTCGCGAAGTACGGCACGGATGGTGCGGTGCCGCAGGCCCTCACCGACTACATCGCAGGCCGCGAAGGCTACGACTACAACCAGCACGGTCAGGCCGGCAACACGCACGCCGCCTTCGTGCCCGACGAGATCGTCGACCGGTTCTGCGTGCTCGGCACCGCGAAGGACCACATCGAGAAGCTCGAGCAGTTCCGCGAGATCGGCTGCACCCAGTTCGCCGGGTACCTGCAGCACGACAACAAGGAGGAGACCCTCCGCGTGTACGGCGAGACCGTGATGCCCGCGCTCCGCGACCACATCACCGCGAAGGCCTGA
- the hydA gene encoding dihydropyrimidinase — MTKTLITGGTVVNATGTAQADVLLDGDTIAAVLAPGSTLLGFDVKNNVDEVVDATGKYVIPGGIDAHTHMQMPFGGTEASDTFETGTRAAAHGGTTSIIDFVVQYAGENILDQYHLWHEKAAGQCAVDYGFHQILSDVQDSSLTAMDELINEGVTSFKLFMAYKGVFLSDDGQIVKAMQRASDNGSLIMMHAENGSVIDLLVQQHLKRGETSPYYHGVSRPWQAEEEATHRAIMLANLTGAPLYIVHVSAKQAVEQIAAARDNGQNVFAETCPQYLYLSLEDQLGASSEKWGDFEGAKWVCSTPLRSKHEGHQHHMWQGLRTNDLQVISTDHCPFCMKGQKDMGLGNFAKIPNGIGSVEHRMDLIYQGVVMGEISLPRWVELTSTTPARMFGIYGKKGVIQPGADADVVIYDPNGHTSIGLEKTHHMNMDYSAWEGFEIDGHVDTVFSRGRKIVDDNSYLGRKGDGAYFKRGLSQYLI; from the coding sequence ATGACCAAGACCCTCATCACCGGTGGCACCGTCGTGAACGCGACGGGCACCGCCCAGGCCGACGTTCTGCTCGACGGCGACACCATCGCCGCGGTTCTCGCACCCGGCTCGACGCTGCTCGGCTTCGACGTGAAGAACAACGTCGACGAGGTGGTCGACGCCACCGGCAAGTACGTCATCCCCGGCGGCATCGACGCGCACACGCACATGCAGATGCCCTTCGGCGGCACCGAGGCCAGCGACACCTTCGAGACCGGCACCCGGGCTGCCGCGCACGGCGGCACCACGTCGATCATCGACTTCGTCGTGCAGTACGCGGGCGAGAACATCCTCGACCAGTACCACCTCTGGCACGAGAAGGCGGCCGGCCAGTGCGCGGTCGACTACGGCTTCCACCAGATCCTCTCCGACGTGCAGGACTCGTCACTCACCGCCATGGACGAGCTGATCAACGAGGGCGTCACGAGCTTCAAGCTCTTCATGGCCTACAAGGGCGTGTTCCTCAGCGACGACGGCCAGATCGTGAAGGCGATGCAGCGCGCCTCCGACAACGGATCGCTCATCATGATGCACGCCGAGAACGGCTCGGTCATCGATCTGCTCGTGCAGCAGCACCTCAAGCGCGGCGAGACCTCGCCCTACTACCACGGCGTCTCGCGCCCCTGGCAGGCCGAGGAGGAGGCCACGCACCGCGCCATCATGCTCGCCAACCTCACCGGGGCGCCCCTGTACATCGTGCACGTGAGCGCGAAGCAGGCGGTCGAGCAGATCGCCGCGGCCCGCGACAACGGCCAGAACGTGTTCGCCGAGACCTGCCCGCAGTACCTCTACCTCTCGCTCGAAGACCAGCTCGGCGCCTCGAGCGAGAAGTGGGGCGACTTCGAGGGTGCGAAGTGGGTGTGCTCCACCCCGCTGCGCTCGAAGCACGAGGGTCACCAGCACCACATGTGGCAGGGGCTCCGCACCAACGACCTGCAGGTCATCTCGACCGACCACTGCCCGTTCTGCATGAAGGGCCAGAAGGACATGGGGCTCGGCAACTTCGCCAAGATCCCGAACGGCATCGGCTCGGTCGAGCACCGCATGGACCTCATCTACCAGGGCGTCGTGATGGGGGAGATCTCACTGCCGCGCTGGGTCGAGCTCACGAGCACCACCCCGGCACGGATGTTCGGCATCTACGGCAAGAAGGGCGTCATCCAGCCCGGGGCCGACGCCGACGTCGTGATCTACGACCCGAACGGCCACACATCCATCGGCCTGGAGAAGACCCACCACATGAACATGGACTACTCCGCCTGGGAGGGGTTCGAGATCGACGGCCACGTCGACACCGTGTTCTCCCGCGGCCGCAAGATCGTCGACGACAACAGCTACCTCGGACGCAAGGGCGACGGCGCGTACTTCAAGCGCGGCCTCAGCCAATACCTCATCTGA
- a CDS encoding nitrilase-related carbon-nitrogen hydrolase: protein MTTVRAAITQASWTGDKESMIAKHEQFARDAAADGAQVICFQELFYGPYFGITQDKKYYAYAEAADGPIVQRFAALAKELNLVMVLPIYEEDQPGIYYNTAVVVDADGTILGKYRKHHIPHVDRFWEKFYFRPGNMGYPVFDTAVGRIGVYICYDRHFPEGWRELGLNGAEIVFNPNATKPGLSNRLWELEQPAAAAANGYFVAAPNRVGREDNEYGDLAVTFYGTSQFADPQGNIVGGYASGDAEEVVIRDLDLDMIRAVRDDWQFYRDRRPESYTSIPKP, encoded by the coding sequence ATGACAACGGTACGCGCGGCGATCACCCAGGCCAGCTGGACAGGCGACAAGGAATCGATGATCGCCAAGCACGAGCAGTTCGCCCGTGACGCGGCTGCCGACGGCGCCCAGGTCATCTGCTTCCAGGAGCTGTTCTACGGCCCCTACTTCGGCATCACGCAGGACAAGAAGTACTACGCCTACGCCGAGGCCGCCGACGGCCCCATCGTGCAGCGCTTCGCGGCCCTGGCGAAGGAGCTGAACCTCGTGATGGTGCTCCCCATCTACGAGGAGGACCAGCCGGGCATCTACTACAACACGGCGGTCGTGGTGGATGCCGACGGCACCATCCTCGGAAAGTACCGCAAGCACCACATCCCGCACGTCGACCGCTTCTGGGAGAAGTTCTACTTCCGCCCCGGCAACATGGGCTACCCGGTGTTCGACACGGCCGTGGGCCGCATCGGCGTCTACATCTGCTATGACCGCCACTTCCCCGAGGGCTGGCGCGAACTCGGCTTGAACGGCGCCGAAATAGTGTTCAACCCCAACGCCACGAAGCCGGGACTGTCGAACCGCCTCTGGGAGCTCGAGCAGCCCGCGGCGGCCGCGGCCAACGGCTACTTCGTCGCCGCCCCCAACCGGGTGGGCCGTGAGGACAACGAGTACGGCGACCTCGCCGTCACCTTCTACGGCACGAGCCAGTTCGCCGACCCGCAGGGCAACATCGTGGGCGGCTACGCCTCCGGCGATGCCGAGGAGGTGGTCATCCGCGACCTCGACCTCGACATGATCCGGGCGGTACGAGACGATTGGCAGTTCTACCGCGATCGCCGCCCGGAGTCGTACACGAGCATCCCGAAACCCTGA
- a CDS encoding aminotransferase class I/II-fold pyridoxal phosphate-dependent enzyme produces MLVQIVDAVEHRTPDGIAAAISRLIRSGALAAGERLPTVRVVASELGVSPATVSNAWQALAGVGLITSRGRAGSFVLQASTAWMPPHFGELAGSHVEARLDLSTGTPDPELLPDLSAAFRSLPTRADTASYLSSPVLPELERHLRASWPYPVPALTIVDGALDAVSRALESIVRFGDRVVVENPGFPPFLDLLEHFGVERVPVDIDAEGMRPDRLAAALASHPVAIILQPRAHNPTGISMTEGRMREIARVLRSHSHLGDPVVIEDDHSGEISSAPAFSVGNWLPQRTLHVRSFAKSHGPDLRIAALGAPDQLLDRIVARRMLGPGWTSRMLQTILYELLTASPSLTTVHDARRIYQARQRRLSEALVRHGIEHSPSDGINTWVPVADEKAATVALAAGGIRVAAGSTFSSSFAPEPEQHVRVTAGNVRDDFDRIAGLLAGAARA; encoded by the coding sequence ATGCTCGTCCAGATCGTCGACGCAGTCGAACACCGCACGCCCGACGGCATCGCCGCCGCCATCTCGCGTCTCATCCGCTCGGGTGCACTCGCCGCCGGGGAGCGCCTGCCCACCGTGCGGGTCGTGGCGAGCGAGCTCGGGGTGAGCCCTGCGACCGTCAGCAACGCCTGGCAGGCCCTCGCCGGCGTGGGTCTCATCACCTCGCGCGGCCGGGCCGGCAGCTTCGTGCTGCAGGCCTCGACGGCTTGGATGCCGCCGCACTTCGGCGAGCTCGCCGGGTCGCACGTGGAGGCCAGGCTCGACCTCTCCACCGGCACCCCCGACCCCGAGCTGCTGCCCGACCTCAGCGCGGCCTTCCGCTCCCTGCCCACCAGGGCCGACACGGCGAGCTACCTGAGCTCACCCGTGCTGCCGGAGTTGGAACGCCACCTGCGCGCATCCTGGCCCTACCCGGTTCCCGCCCTCACCATCGTCGACGGGGCGCTCGACGCCGTGTCGCGGGCGCTCGAGAGCATCGTGCGGTTCGGCGACCGGGTCGTGGTGGAGAACCCGGGCTTCCCGCCGTTCCTCGACCTGCTCGAGCACTTCGGGGTGGAGCGGGTGCCCGTCGACATCGACGCGGAAGGCATGCGACCCGACCGTCTCGCGGCGGCGCTGGCGTCGCATCCGGTCGCGATCATCCTGCAGCCGCGTGCCCACAACCCCACCGGCATCTCCATGACCGAGGGGCGCATGCGCGAGATCGCGCGGGTGCTGCGCAGTCACTCGCACCTCGGCGACCCGGTCGTGATCGAAGACGACCACTCCGGGGAGATTTCCAGCGCACCGGCGTTCAGCGTCGGCAACTGGCTGCCCCAGCGCACGCTGCACGTGCGGAGCTTCGCGAAATCGCACGGGCCCGACCTCCGCATCGCGGCGCTCGGCGCGCCCGACCAGCTGCTCGACCGCATCGTGGCACGACGGATGCTCGGGCCGGGGTGGACGTCACGGATGCTGCAGACCATCCTCTACGAACTGCTCACCGCGAGCCCGTCGCTCACCACGGTGCACGACGCGCGACGCATCTACCAGGCGAGGCAGCGGCGGCTCTCGGAGGCGCTGGTACGGCACGGCATCGAGCACTCCCCCTCCGACGGCATCAACACCTGGGTGCCTGTGGCCGACGAGAAGGCGGCGACGGTGGCGTTGGCGGCCGGGGGCATCAGGGTGGCGGCGGGGTCGACGTTCTCGTCGTCGTTCGCGCCCGAGCCCGAGCAGCACGTGCGAGTGACGGCCGGGAACGTGCGCGACGACTTCGACCGCATCGCGGGGCTGCTGGCGGGGGCGGCGCGGGCCTGA
- a CDS encoding MerR family transcriptional regulator, with amino-acid sequence MTAEGELTVGRAAALLGLTVRTLHHWDEIGLAEPSARSAAGYRLYTDADVERLRRIVVYRELGLGLDEVRSVLDDPATDVVSALRAQQEHLAERIERLSSLSGDLDTMIAAHERGLLLSEEEQAAAFGPAWNPGWPAEARERWGDSPQWQQYAERSAARTPDDWKAVAATTAAAERALADALAAGVEPGSPEADELVERHRAAFSAYFPISRSMQVVLGRMYEADASFAAHYDALRPGLASWLRRSIDASARSHGIDPDTAEWE; translated from the coding sequence GTGACCGCCGAGGGCGAACTCACGGTGGGCCGTGCCGCGGCGCTGCTCGGCCTCACGGTGCGCACCCTGCACCACTGGGACGAGATCGGCCTCGCCGAACCGTCGGCCCGCTCGGCGGCCGGGTACCGGCTCTACACCGACGCCGACGTGGAGCGGCTCCGCCGCATCGTCGTCTACCGCGAGCTCGGGCTCGGCCTCGACGAGGTGCGCTCCGTGCTCGACGACCCCGCGACCGACGTCGTGAGTGCCCTGCGCGCCCAGCAGGAGCACCTTGCCGAGCGCATCGAGCGCCTGAGCTCGCTGAGCGGCGACCTCGACACGATGATCGCGGCGCACGAGCGCGGACTCCTGCTGAGCGAGGAGGAGCAGGCCGCGGCGTTCGGGCCGGCCTGGAACCCGGGCTGGCCCGCCGAGGCCCGCGAGCGCTGGGGCGACTCCCCGCAGTGGCAGCAGTACGCCGAGCGCTCCGCCGCGCGCACCCCCGACGACTGGAAGGCGGTCGCGGCGACGACCGCGGCTGCCGAGCGCGCCCTCGCCGACGCCCTGGCGGCGGGCGTCGAGCCCGGCAGCCCGGAGGCTGATGAGCTGGTCGAGCGGCACCGGGCGGCGTTCTCCGCGTACTTCCCGATCTCGCGCAGCATGCAGGTGGTGCTCGGCCGCATGTATGAGGCCGACGCCTCCTTCGCCGCGCACTACGACGCGCTGCGCCCGGGCCTCGCGTCGTGGCTTCGCCGCAGCATCGACGCGAGCGCGCGTTCCCACGGCATCGACCCCGACACCGCCGAGTGGGAGTGA
- a CDS encoding VOC family protein, protein MSEYFDAFEVSPVPVPRVDAVAPEPFRGIYGMPAFVTVRTGDLKASVEFWTRGLGFFELFGVPERLVHLRRWAFQDVLLVPGETDATAPTMSVSFACVLSELDAMVERCREVGTGRVGEPHDTPWNTRDVDVITPENTRVVFTAAKPYDPASEAAQNLAAMGIVP, encoded by the coding sequence ATGAGTGAGTATTTCGATGCGTTCGAGGTGAGTCCGGTGCCGGTGCCGAGGGTGGATGCGGTGGCGCCGGAGCCGTTTCGGGGGATCTACGGGATGCCGGCGTTCGTGACGGTGCGGACGGGGGATCTGAAGGCGTCGGTCGAGTTCTGGACGCGGGGGCTGGGGTTCTTCGAGCTGTTCGGGGTGCCGGAGCGGCTGGTGCATCTGCGGCGGTGGGCGTTCCAAGACGTGCTGCTGGTGCCGGGAGAGACCGATGCCACGGCGCCGACGATGAGCGTGAGCTTCGCGTGCGTTCTGAGCGAACTCGACGCGATGGTGGAGCGGTGCCGTGAGGTCGGCACGGGCCGGGTGGGTGAGCCGCACGACACTCCCTGGAACACGAGGGACGTCGACGTGATCACGCCCGAGAACACCCGCGTGGTCTTCACCGCGGCGAAACCCTACGACCCGGCGAGCGAAGCCGCCCAGAACCTCGCCGCGATGGGGATCGTGCCGTGA
- the cofD gene encoding 2-phospho-L-lactate transferase has product MNAVKVTVLAGGVGGAKFLKGLRTELRRRYPNGDGGSTAEITAVVNTGDDMWLTGLRVCPDLDSIMYALGGGNDEVRGWGRADETERVAAELTAYGIGWPWFTLGDLDLGTHIARSSFLRDGLTLTEATARLCERWNPGVRLLPMSDQPVETHVDILVDGKRRIVHFEEWWVKYRATVPAQRFIQVGVDQAKPTPQVLRAIEHADVVLVAPSNPVVSIGTILGVPGMREALRGARAPIVGVSPIISGAAVRGMADACLTAIGVETTAAAVAKHYGARSRGGLLDGWLVDTSDATVVPVLEGSGIRARAVPLWLTDADTSAALAGDALDAARAR; this is encoded by the coding sequence ATGAATGCCGTGAAGGTGACGGTTCTCGCGGGCGGTGTCGGGGGTGCGAAGTTCCTCAAAGGGCTGCGCACCGAGCTGCGGAGGCGCTACCCGAACGGTGACGGCGGGTCGACCGCCGAGATCACCGCGGTCGTGAACACGGGCGACGACATGTGGCTGACGGGGCTGCGGGTGTGCCCCGACCTCGACTCGATCATGTACGCCCTGGGCGGCGGCAACGACGAGGTGCGCGGCTGGGGCCGCGCCGACGAGACCGAGCGGGTGGCCGCCGAGCTCACCGCCTACGGCATCGGCTGGCCCTGGTTCACGCTCGGCGACCTCGACCTCGGCACGCACATCGCACGGTCGAGCTTCCTCCGCGACGGACTCACCCTCACCGAGGCCACCGCCCGCCTCTGCGAGCGCTGGAACCCCGGCGTGAGGCTGCTGCCGATGAGCGATCAGCCGGTCGAGACGCACGTCGACATCCTGGTCGACGGCAAGCGGCGCATCGTGCACTTCGAGGAGTGGTGGGTGAAGTACCGGGCGACGGTGCCGGCGCAGCGCTTCATCCAGGTGGGGGTCGACCAGGCGAAGCCGACGCCGCAGGTGCTGCGGGCGATCGAGCACGCCGACGTGGTGCTCGTCGCCCCGTCGAACCCGGTGGTGTCGATCGGCACGATTCTGGGGGTGCCCGGGATGCGCGAGGCACTCCGCGGGGCACGCGCACCCATCGTGGGTGTGTCGCCCATCATCTCGGGGGCCGCCGTGCGCGGCATGGCCGACGCGTGCCTCACGGCGATCGGCGTCGAGACCACCGCGGCCGCCGTGGCGAAGCACTACGGTGCGCGCAGCCGGGGAGGACTCCTCGACGGCTGGCTCGTCGATACGAGCGACGCGACGGTCGTGCCCGTGCTCGAGGGGTCGGGCATCCGGGCGCGCGCGGTACCACTGTGGCTGACGGATGCCGACACCAGCGCCGCGCTCGCGGGGGACGCGCTCGACGCAGCTCGCGCACGCTGA
- a CDS encoding antibiotic biosynthesis monooxygenase: MTETAASTPAAVAGAAVSLVVRRRLAEESYAAYEAWQKKVGERIAHWPGFLDRQVIAPKPPLQVDWIIVQRFRDVESARGWLQSAERAQLMGEIKDRFIGNDDIHLFTEEAKHPSEAASVLISSRVPVDEEGAFLDWQRQISAAESRFDGFLGHKIERPVPGVQDDWVVVLSFDTEAHLNAWIDSPERKELLEEGKAYNEQLTLTKASYGFGFWTGSRTSLPDPVFKSNLVVLLMLYPIVFLWGYFIADPLLIGNGMPFWLALFIGNLVSTQLLGWLLVPWAFKLFGWWIKRDRTPRVHFYGYAIIVALYAVSMAVYAWLISLGPVAYTGGGG; this comes from the coding sequence ATGACCGAGACGGCCGCCAGCACCCCCGCCGCCGTGGCCGGCGCGGCGGTCTCGCTGGTCGTGCGCCGTCGGCTGGCGGAGGAGAGCTACGCCGCCTACGAGGCCTGGCAGAAGAAGGTGGGCGAGCGCATCGCGCACTGGCCCGGCTTCCTCGACCGGCAGGTCATCGCGCCGAAGCCGCCGCTGCAGGTCGACTGGATCATCGTGCAGCGCTTCCGCGACGTCGAGTCGGCCCGCGGCTGGTTGCAGAGCGCCGAGCGCGCGCAGCTGATGGGCGAGATCAAAGACCGCTTCATCGGCAACGACGACATCCACCTCTTCACGGAGGAGGCGAAGCATCCGTCGGAGGCCGCCTCCGTGCTCATCTCCAGCCGGGTGCCGGTCGACGAGGAGGGGGCGTTCCTCGACTGGCAGCGGCAGATCTCGGCGGCGGAGTCGCGTTTCGACGGGTTCCTCGGCCACAAGATCGAACGCCCGGTTCCCGGGGTGCAGGACGACTGGGTGGTGGTGCTGAGCTTCGACACCGAGGCGCACCTGAACGCCTGGATCGACTCGCCCGAGCGCAAGGAGCTGCTCGAGGAGGGCAAGGCCTACAACGAGCAGCTCACGCTGACCAAGGCGAGCTACGGCTTCGGGTTCTGGACGGGAAGCCGCACCTCGCTTCCCGACCCGGTGTTCAAGAGCAACCTCGTCGTGCTGCTGATGCTGTACCCCATCGTCTTCCTCTGGGGCTACTTCATCGCCGACCCGCTGCTCATCGGCAACGGCATGCCGTTCTGGCTCGCCCTGTTCATCGGCAACCTGGTGTCGACGCAGCTGCTCGGCTGGCTACTCGTGCCGTGGGCGTTCAAGCTGTTCGGCTGGTGGATCAAGCGCGACCGCACGCCGCGGGTGCACTTCTACGGCTACGCCATCATCGTGGCGCTGTACGCGGTGTCGATGGCGGTGTACGCGTGGCTGATCTCGCTGGGGCCCGTGGCGTACACGGGCGGCGGGGGCTGA